In one window of Hypanus sabinus isolate sHypSab1 unplaced genomic scaffold, sHypSab1.hap1 scaffold_246, whole genome shotgun sequence DNA:
- the LOC132387976 gene encoding zinc finger protein 235-like isoform X1, translating to MAHQRVHTRERLFTCSDCGKGFTQSSQLLRHQSVHTGDRPFNCSLCGKGFTSAYKLLRHQSVHTGERPFTCSDCGKGFTSSYQLLRHQSVHTGEWPFTCSDCGKRFTELSRLKIHQRVHTGERPFTCSDCGKGFAQSSQLKVHQRVHTGERPFTCSDCGKGFTSSSLLKVHQRVHTGEKPFTCLDCGKAFTSSAHLLRHQQRVHTGEKPFTCSICGKGFTSSYKLLKHRSVHTREWPFTCSDCGKGFTELPQLKIHQRVHSGERPFTCSNCGKGFAQSSQLKVHQRVHTGEKPFTCSDCGKGFTQLSQLKAHQSVHTGEWPITCSDCGKGFASSSHLKIHQRVHTGERPFTCSDCGKGFSSSSHLKVHQRVHTGERPFTCSNCGKGFTQSSILKAHQRLHTG from the coding sequence atggctcaccagcgagttcacactcgggagcggctgttcacctgctcggactgtgggaaaggattcactcagtcatctcagttactgagacaccagtcagttcacactggggacaggccattcaactgctcgctctgcgggaagggattcacttccgCATATaagctactgagacaccagtcagttcacactggggagaggccattcacctgctcagactgtgggaagggattcacttcatcatatcagctactgagacaccagtcagttcacaccggagagtggccgttcacctgctcagactgtgggaagcgattcactgaaTTATCtcgactgaagatacatcagcgagttcacactggagagaggccgttcacctgctcagattgtgggaagggattcgctcagtcatctcaactgaaggtacatcagcgagttcacactggggaaaggccgttcacctgctcggactgtgggaagggattcacttcatcatctctactgaaggtacatcagcgagttcacactggggagaagccattcacctgcttggactgtggcAAGGCATTCACTTCATCAGCTCACTTACTGAGACACCAGCAGCGAGTTCACAcgggggagaagccattcacctgctcaatctgtgggaaaggattcacttcgtcatatAAGTTACTGAAACACCGGTCAGTTCACACCagagagtggccgttcacctgctcagactgcgggaagggattcaccgaaTTACCTCAActtaagatacatcagcgagttcactccggagagaggccattcacctgctcaaactgtgggaagggattcgctcagtcatctcaactgaaggtacatcagcgagttcacactggagagaagccgttcacctgctcggactgtgggaaaggattcacacagttatctcaactgaaggcacaccagagcgttcacaccggagagtggccaatcacctgctcggactgcgggaagggattcgcttcgtcatcccatctgaagatacatcagcgagttcacactggtgagaggccgttcacctgctcagactgtgggaagggtttctcTTCGTCATCccacctgaaggtacatcagcgagttcacactggagagaggccattcacctgctcaaactgtgggaaaggattcactcagtcatccatcctaaaggcacaccagcgacttcacactgggtag